The following are encoded together in the Tribolium castaneum strain GA2 chromosome 3, icTriCast1.1, whole genome shotgun sequence genome:
- the LOC664509 gene encoding enolase-phosphatase E1 → MSSEKESVSSPMSIEKYSLVLVDVAGTTTSIDFVKDTLFPFVVKQAEPFLQEKWEEESIKDCIKLIKGDADLDLAAAVERVKALTQEDSSNKGLKTLQGLIYKDGYEKGELKAHVFDDVPEAFETWAKNRRVAIYSTGSVDSQKLLFSNTVKGDLSAHISKYFDQSVGPKTEAESYKKIATETEAKPEEIVFITDDPKEATAAKSGGLAAVLIIREGNSPLPEEISKEFTTISSFKDFDKTLKRKIEEAPTSEEAPPSKLPKTDVEEKPTEEKAESMEVDAGKPEATETAQNETEQPTEKTENKEETKEVTESEEKMETVVEETKAEVATEEVNATTEQEKPTETEEPKEVEAAKTEEPKADDAKPEDPKPEEEKPTEEAQVPEEKPAEEAPEKTETEEVKVDTTDAPVENGEEKTEAAEKTEEKENKSVLANGVENGKEESETVTDAAESAEVKVDEVEKSDEAEVKVKKLEESAESKTVSVEV, encoded by the exons ATGAGTTCTGAAAAAGAAAGTGTTTCTTCTCCGATGAGCATCGAAAAGTACTCTCTTGTGCTTGTGGACGTTGCCGGCACAACGACTTCCATCGACTTTGTAAAG GACACTCTCTTTCCTTTTGTCGTCAAACAAGCTGAACCCtttcttcaagaaaaatggGAAGAAGAATCTATTAAGGATTGcatcaaattaatcaaagGAGATGCCGATTTGGATCTTGCAGCCGCAGTGGAACGTGTCAAAGCCTTGACCCAAGAAGATAGCTCCAATAAAGGTCTGAAGACGCTCCAAGGGCTGATCTACAAAGATGGTTACGAAAAGGGCGAACTCAAAGCACA CGTTTTTGATGATGTTCCTGAAGCTTTTGAAACTTGGGCCAAAAATCGCCGCGTTGCTATCTATTCCACTGGAAGCGTTGATTCACAAAAGTTGCTTTTTAGTAACACGGTTAAAGGCGATCTTTCTGCACACATTTCCAAATATTTCGACCAATCTGTGGGACCTAAGACTGAAGCTGAAAGTTACAAGAAGATAGCGACAGAAACTGAAGCCAAACCAGAAGAAATCGTCTTTATTACTGACGACCCTAAAG AAGCAACAGCTGCTAAATCTGGAGGACTTGCGGCTGTCCTAATTATCAGAGAAGGCAATTCTCCTTTACCTGAAGAGATCTCAAAAGAATTTACAACTATTAGttcctttaaagactttgatAAAACTCTCAAACGAAAAATTGAAGAGGCACCCACTTCAGAGGAG gCGCCACCTTCAAAACTCCCTAAAACCGACGTGGAAGAAAAACCCACTGAAGAGAAAGCAGAGTCAATGGAAGTTGATGCTGGTAAGCCTGAAGCCACTGAAACTGCCCAAAACGAGACTGAACAACCAACGGAAAAGACtgaaaataaagaagaaaccAAGGAAGTCACTGAATCTGAggaaaaaatggaaacagTTGTTGAAGAAACAAAAGCAGAAGTAGCAACTGAAGAGGTTAACGCAACAACGGAGCAAGAAAAACCAACAGAAACTGAAGAACCAAAAGAGGTGGAGGCAGCAAAAACTGAAGAACCAAAAGCAGACGATGCAAAACCTGAAGATCCTAAACCCGAAGAAGAGAAACCTACAGAAGAGGCACAAGTGCCTGAGGAAAAACCCGCTGAAGAAGCCCCCGAAAAGACTGAAACGGAAGAGGTTAAGGTAGACACAACCGACGCGCCTGTGGAGAACGGTGAAGAAAAAACCGAAGCTGCGGAGAAAactgaggaaaaagaaaataagAGTGTGCTAGCCAACGGTGTTGAGAACGGAAAGGAAGAGAGTGAAACTGTCACAGATGCGGCTGAGAGCGCTGAAGTCAAAGTCGATGAGGTTGAAAAGAGCGATGAAGCCGAGGTCAAAGTGAAAAAACTAGAGGAAAGTGCTGAAAGTAAAACAGTAAGTGTGGAGGTCTAA
- the LOC107398270 gene encoding uncharacterized protein LOC107398270, with the protein MDVFELSNDDKFVDLHGREIPAVRNKQEDIALSLAELKPAGVAIYQKSQYEKLSKIDVPFDSDFVDYMLESAKNYMLNNKVSFSQDQIMRSIENCKSILIDNKNPAPHKQPSFLQNRSVAKGGDDEILIQVTNKPSQFQPPSAKQKIPNFKNINPKLHVSPKTSPESIKLTSQVEESKARPFENGTRKPKFDTDKAQNGTTKLKNGSDQTQGAKSLKRFTYNIVQEERTVYVTKIDKRNCIWVRDKANDEIFELIHDKVNEEAKHQKVPSKPWKTEKVYMAQDKGCWFRCKIARMFPLTVFFLDYGNVAEVDEIREISEDLAKIPCMATRITFKEAEYMPVLEDEIRIKNFYYNSDGTYFVNILSSAKKAPIEQTKRSQVANEIKQSTTHPTKTINDVFFKKPPLLCEISDGQTVAIVQVLEEIFYLRTKECFAKLKVVELMIEEYSTNAKSIENVKVNQVILHYNSKTNKLNRAIVLKVNNNNVEIETLDYPGRFTTDLKNLKSISEQLSKEPVTCLPGGRLTGFENKQLGEDCKKIIAKHIQKRTKFRVVLGFDDELDLFDGNQLLSEQLQTVPKGPRKIYLQDVTPYRPAIGVNSFVCGYYNSSDDFAIVPMKELQEHIDCILRCDVEDSVPYVADVKEICLCYFVDQWYRCVVTRIFDKDCEVRLLDFGNVTVIKKENLRRPDYDIMKVPILALPCKLTGLPRHQNVEAALKKIILEGEIYDVDVKSITGGKCHVELPKVYAALKD; encoded by the exons ATGGACGTATTCGAATTAAG TAATGATGACAAATTCGTCGACTTACACGGCCGAGAAATACCTGCAGTAAGAAATAAGCAGGAAGACATTGCACTGTCTCTGGCAGAATTAAAACCAGCAGGTGTggctatttatcaaaaaagccAGTATGAAAAACTTTCCAAAATTGATGT aCCATTTGATAGCGATTTTGTTGACTACATGCTTGAATcagcaaaaaattacatgcTGAACAATAAAGTATCATTCTCCCAAGATCAGATTATGAGAAGCATTGAGAA ttgCAAGAGCATTTTAATAGACAACAAAAATCCTGCTCCTCACAAGCAGCCCTCTTTCTTACAAAACAGATCTGTAGCTAAAGGAGGCGATGATGAAATTCTGATTCAAGTCACTAACAAACCCAGCCAGTTCCAGCCTCCAAGCGCTAAACAGAAAATTCCAAACTTTAAAAACATCAATCCTAAATTACACGTATCTCCAAAAACAAGCCCTGAATCAATAAAACTAACCAGTCAAGTTGAGGAAAGTAAAGCAAGGCCGTTCGAAAATGGTACAAGGAAGCCGAAATTTGACACTGATAAAGCGCAAAATGGGACAACGAAACTAAAAAATGGTTCTGACCAAACACAAGGTGCCAAGTCTCTTAAAAGGTTTACTTATAACATAGTTCAAGAAGAACGTACGGTTTAtgtgacaaaaattgataagcgGAACTGTATCTGGGTGCGGGATAAGGCCAACGacgaaatttttgagttaattcACGATAAAGTGAACGAAGAAGCGAAGCACCAGAAGGTGCCCTCAAAGCCttggaaaactgaaaaagtgtACATGGCTCAGGATAAGGGTTGCTG gtttaggTGTAAAATCGCCAGGATGTTTCCGTTGACTGTTTTCTTCCTGGATTACGGAAACGTGGCAGAAGTGGACGAAATCAGGGAGATTTCAGAAGACTTGGCAAAAATTCCCTGCATGGCAACACGCATTACATTTAAGGAAGCGGAGTATATGCCAGTTCTGGAGGACGAAATCCGAATAAAGAATTTCTACTACAACAGTGATGGAACTTACTTTGTCAACATTTTAAGTTCGGCCAAAAAAGCACCAATTGAACAAACTAAACGCTCCCAGGTTGCAAACGAGATAAAACAAAGCACCACACACCCCACAAAGACAATAAATGATGTCTTCTTCAAGAAACCTCCACTTTTGTGCGAAATCAGTGACGGTCAAACTGTGGCAATTGTGCAAGTGCTcgaagaaattttttatttaagaactAAAGAatgttttgctaaattaaaaGTCGTTGAATTAATGATCGAAGAGTACTCTACAAATGCTAAAAGCATTGAAAATGTTAAAGTTAATCAAGTTATTTTGCATTATAACAGCAAAACCAATAAACTTAACCGAGCTATCGTACTGaaagttaataacaataatgttGAAATTGAAACTCTCGATTATCCAGGACGATTTACTACAGAtttgaaaaatctaaaatcgATCAGTGAACAACTAAGTAAAGAACCTGTCACTTGTCTCCCTGGGGGGCGCTTGACCGGATTTGAAAACAAACAACTCGGGGAAGATTGTAagaaaattattgcaaaacaCATCCAAAAGCGGACAAAATTCCGGGTG gtGTTGGGTTTCGACGACGAACTTGATTTATTTGACGGTAATCAGCTTCTCTCAGAGCAATTGCAAACAGTACCAAAAGGTCCCAGAAAAATTTATCTTCAAGACGTAACGCCCTACAGACCCGCAATAGGAGTCAACTCATTTGTGTGCGGTTATTACAATAGCAGCGACGATTTTGCGATTGTACCAATGAAGGAATTGCAAGAACACATTGACTGTATTTTAAGATGTGACGTTGAAGATAGTGTACCATACGTTGCTGATGTGAAGGAAATCTGTTTGTGTTATTTTGTCG ATCAATGGTATAGATGTGTAGTGACAAGGATTTTTGATAAGGATTGTGAAGTTAGGTTACTGGATTTTGGCAATGTTACAGTtatcaaaaaagaaaatttaaggAGACCTGACTATGACATTATGAAAGTGCCAATTTTGGCTTTACCGTGTAAACTCACTG GTCTGCCAAGACATCAAAATGTTGAAGCAGCGTTAAAAAAGATAATTCTTGAGGGAGAGATTTACGACGTTGATGTAAAATCAATAACGGGGGGTAAATGCCACGTGGAACTACCTAAAGTATACGCAGCTTTGAAAGACTAG
- the LOC664516 gene encoding lysosomal acid glucosylceramidase, which produces MLAKILLLFLLTGFSHTQECLSRDYGHGGTVCVCNATHCDTVPQPEKVEPSELLVYTSNKAGLRFHLEKKKFESSNLLDNQIIINPKEKYQTILGWGGAFTDATGINIASLEEELQSKLLESYFSENGIEYSLCRVPIGGTDFSVRAYSYDDGEEDKNLTNFKLAEEDHQYKIPYIKKALNLTGNNLKLFASAWTAPTWMKTNGEYTGFGFLKEEMFQTWANYFVKFLDEYEEQGVEFWGITTGNEPSLALVPLNQINSVGWDATEMGKWIVNNLGPTIRNSTHQNIKIMILDDQRLFLPWFVDLALKDNSTRSYIDGVAIHWYLNNIVPITVVNETHSHFPEKFILATEACNGIQLGVGPVVLGSWERGEYYSFDIIEDLLNWVSGWVDWNMVLDLTGGPTYINNNVDSPIIVNASAGEFYKQPMYYHLGHFSKFLPRHSVRIAVSNTIEENVLVVAFQRPDNATAVIILNRNEDVVPVSVTDPKRGTAQLEISEKSITTLLYW; this is translated from the exons ATGTTGGCAAAAATTCTTCTCCTATTTTTGCTCACAG gattTTCGCATACACAGGAGTGTTTGAGCAGAGATTACGGCCATGGTGGTACTGTATGTGTATGTAATGCGACCCATTGCGATACTGTTCCGCAGCCAGAGAAAGTAGAACCGTCTGAGCTTCTGGTCTACACTTCCAATAAAGCGGGTTTAAGGTTTCatctagaaaagaaaaaatttgaatcgTCTAATCTTTTGGATAATCAGATCATAATCAATCCTAAAGAAAAGTACCAAACCATTCTGGGTTGGGGTGGTGCTTTTACTGACGCAACTGGAATCAATATTGCTTCCTTAGAAGAGGAACTTCAAAGCAAACTTCTAGAATCTTACTTTTCTGAAAACGGTATTGAGTATAGTTTGTGTAGAGTCCCGATTGGTGGAACCGACTTTTCGGTTCGTGCCTACTCGTATGATGACGGTGAAGAAGACAAAAACTTGACCAACTTTAAACTAGCTGAAGAAGATCATCAgtataaa atACCGTATATTAAAAAAGCACTAAATCTAACTGGGAATAATTTGAAGTTATTTGCTTCTGCTTGGACTGCACCAACATGGATGAAAACCAACGGGGAATATACAGGTTTTGGCTTTCTTAAAGAAGAAATGTTTCAAACTTGGGCTAATtactttgttaaatttttggacGAGTATGAAGAACAAGGAGTGGAATTTTGGGGTATAACCACAGGAAATGAACCTAGTTTAGCTCTAGTGCCTCTGAATCAAATCAATAGCGTTGGTTGGGATGCCACTGAAATg GGTAAATGGATAGTGAATAATTTAGGACCAACAATCAGAAATTCGACACatcaaaacataaaaattatgattCTGGATGATCAAAGATTATTCCTTCCATGGTTTGTAGATTTG GCCCTCAAAGACAACTCCACTCGGAGTTACATAGACGGGGTCGCAATCCATTGGTATTTGAACAACATCGTTCCTATAACAGTAGTGAATGAAACACATTCGCATTTCccggaaaaatttattttagctACTGAAGCTTGCAATGGAATTCAGCTGGGTGTGGGTCCGGTAGTTTTAGGCTCTTGGGAACGAGGAGAATATTACTCATTCGACATAATTGAG gaCTTGTTAAATTGGGTCAGTGGTTGGGTTGACTGGAATATGGTACTCGATTTGACAGGTGGCCCAACTTACATTAACAATAACGTAGATTCTCCGATAATTGTAAACGCGTCAGCTGGAGAATTTTATAAACAACCCATGTACTACCATCTGGGgcacttttcaaaatttttgccacGGCATTCTGTACGAATTGCCGTGAGTAATACCATAGAGGAAAATGTGTTGGTGGTGGCGTTTCAAAGGCCAGATAACGCCACAgctgtgataattttaaacAG AAATGAAGACGTGGTCCCTGTGAGTGTTACTGATCCTAAAAGGGGCACAGCACAATTAGAAATCAGTGAAAAGTCAATTACGACTCTGCTGTACTGGTAA
- the LOC664513 gene encoding uncharacterized protein LOC664513 yields the protein MSQKYSEDTGYVNIHGQDVKVLVCDKTGRILIPIDEVREMGFRIYRKNQYSRLLIDDKQFDREFDLFMLQAAQTYMLEKKIAFNEHTVIDSIQKCKKILTEETSPNKFTRDHVIRHDSGDNITVTANLRSPTLSTMQVHNDQQNFSYKKRSPASSVHSFDGRHNSPDYKRNNNFTHNQERSSSYDKKDQNLNSSFELRKPKTVINADGSPQFINGQDDKKRRLNMQNQVKLSHVGLNNPEHTILVTHVETSAPFFWAQDTENSETLLEIDAKVKEEAEKNKQICDFLLNKVYLAQHEGLWARCKVIKFKPLKVFFIDYGNIGEVTEIKEASEELAKYPCQCVKLKLEDSSMKPNDFETLRVKVLNKHENGTYTVVIAETDDAFFSKPQPLCQLQHGQRVMIISQRDGKLALRTKECYDKLKQVEQALAEVTSKPLSSVKKDQLVLFSRNSNLQRAVVTNFQENKVELELLDYYDKVKVDLSSISNITESLAKEPISYLVTPSVKGLSDKTAEIVQNLIETRAKSTVVLNGDEFDLQLGKDLLSDKLKPPPGESHQKRTMLKDMTRFKPKLGVGEYILNTFRNKDKLTIGCNDAIESHLDHIIKTELDDNQPYEPITGEICFGSYLDSWSRCVVNRTMNSRYEVEFIDFGNVEILKGDQLRKLSDDVKNTPILGIPCRLIGLPHLSNVDELLKQIVVEGDSYEINIKQLSGDHYEVEVPALIKNLRESV from the exons ATGTCTCAAAAATACAG TGAAGACACTGGGTATGTTAATATCCACGGCCAGGATGTTAAGGTTCTCGTTTGCGACAAGACGGGGCGAATTCTCATTCCCATTGATGAAGTCAGGGAAATGGGATTCAGGATCTATAGGAAGAATCAGTACAGTAGACTTCTTATCGACGATAA ACAATTTGATCGCGAATTTGACTTGTTTATGTTGCAAGCGGCCCAAACGTACATGTTAGAGAAGAAGATAGCCTTCAATGAACATACAGTAATTGATAGCATTCAAAA GTGCAAGAAAATTTTGACTGAAGAAACATCCCCAAATAAATTTACTCGGGATCATGTAATTAGGCACGATTCTGGTGATAACATAACAGTCACAGCAAACTTGCGCTCACCTACTTTAAGCACCATGCAAGTGCATAATGATCAACAGAATTTTTCGTACAAGAAACGCAGTCCCGCATCTTCCGTTCATTCTTTCGATGGGAGGCACAATTCTCCCGACTACaagcgaaataataattttactcACAATCAAGAAAGATCTAGCTCATATGATAAAAAGGATCAGAATCTCAATTCATCTTTTGAACTCAGAAAgccaaaaactgttattaaTGCAGACGGATCACCACAGTTTATCAATGGGCAAGACGATAAGAAGAGACGTCTCAATATGCAGAATCAGGTCAAGCTCTCGCATGTTGGGCTAAATAACCCTGAACATACT ATCTTAGTGACCCATGTTGAAACAAGTGCTCCCTTCTTCTGGGCCCAGGACACGGAAAACAGTGAAACGCTACTTGAGATTGACGCTAAGGTTAAGGAGGAGGCTGagaaaaataagcaaatttgcGATTTCCTCCTAAATAAAGTGTACTTAGCACAACATGAAGGATTATG GGCTAGATGCAAAGTGATCAAATTTAAGCCtctgaaagttttttttattgactaTGGTAATATTGGTGAAGTTACCGAAATTAAAGAGGCCTCCGAAGAATTAGCCAAATATCCTTGCCAGTGCGTTAAACTGAAACTGGAGGACTCTAGCATGAAGCCAAATGATTTTGAAACCCTTAGAGTTAAAGTTTTGAACAAG CATGAGAATGGCACTTACACTGTTGTTATCGCTGAAACAGACGATgcttttttctcaaaaccGCAGCCTTTGTGTCAGCTTCAACATGGTCAGAGGGTTATGATTATTTCCCAAAGAGACGGGAAACTGGCTCTAAGGACGAAAGAGTGCTATGATAAGTTGAAACAAGTGGAACAAGCTCTAGCAGAAGTGACTTCTAAACCTCTGAGCAGCGTTAAGAAAGATCAACTTGTTCTCTTCAGTAGGAACAGTAACTTGCAAAGAGCAgttgttacaaattttcaggAGAATAAAGTCGAACTTGAGTTGCTAGATTATTATGACAAAGTTAAGGTCGACTTATCTTCAATAAGCAATATTACCGAATCTTTGGCCAAGGAGCCAATTTCATATCTTGTCACTCCGTCTGTTAAAGGACTCTCAGATAAAACAGCGGAAATTGTCCAAAATCTGATTGAAACTCGTGCCAAGTCTACTGTt GTTTTAAATGGTGACGAGTTTGATCTCCAACTTGGAAAGGATTTGCTGTCTGATAAACTAAAACCACCACCTGGAGAATCTCACCAAAAGCGAACAATGTTGAAAGACATGACTCGCTTTAAGCCTAAATTAGGCGTAGGCGAATACATCCTTAACACTTTTAGGAACAAGGATAAATTAACCATTGGTTGCAATGACGCTATTGAATCTCACTTGGACCACATTATCAAAACAGAGCTGGACGATAATCAACCGTATGAACCCATCACAGGCGAGATTTGTTTTGGTTCATACTTGGATAGTTGGTCCAGATGCGTAGTCAATCGCACGATGAATTCGCGATATGAGGTCGAGTTCATCGATTTTGGCAACGTAGAAATTCTCAAAGGGGATCAGCTGAGAAAATTGTCTGATGATGTTAAGAATACTCCTATTTTAGGCATTCCGTGTCGCTTAATTG GCCTACCGCATTTATCAAACGTGGATGAGTTATTGAAGCAGATTGTTGTTGAAGGTGATAGTTACgaaataaatatcaaacaaCTGAGTGGTGACCACTATGAAGTTGAAGTTCCTGCTCTCATCAAGAATCTGAGAgagagtgtttaa
- the LOC664511 gene encoding ephrin-B1, whose translation MVWQPSSVLVNGLILLTFSLHSFVTATNPSSAKFYTIHWNSSNPIFRIDNTDNVIDVNRYNLKFEYDQVNLICPVYVPGTRDEEMEKYIIYNVSKDEYDTCRITNPNPRIIAVCDKPYKLMYFTITFRPFTPQPGGLEFLPGHDYYFISTSTSDDLHRRIGGRCTTHNMKIVFKVWGPAQTSPPPAPATVSRWWPVTSPRSTSTSSTTTTTSTPPPVTTTKKSKTYGGKHPNEVGKSEELTLGGGAAVGPVQVLVVCAVAVLLAMR comes from the coding sequence ATGGTCTGGCAACCGAGCAGTGTCCTTGTCAACGGCCTGATCCTGCTAACGTTCAGCCTACACAGTTTCGTCACGGCAACGAACCCCAGCAGCGCCAAGTTCTACACCATCCACTGGAACTCCTCGAACCCGATCTTTCGCATCGACAACACCGACAACGTGATCGACGTGAACCGCTACAACCTGAAGTTCGAGTACGACCAGGTGAACCTCATCTGCCCCGTGTACGTCCCGGGCACCCGCGACGAGGAGATGGAGAAGTACATCATCTACAACGTGTCCAAGGACGAGTACGACACGTGCCGCATAACGAACCCCAACCCGCGCATCATTGCCGTCTGTGACAAACCGTATAAGTTAATGTACTTCACCATAACGTTCCGGCCGTTCACGCCGCAGCCGGGGGGCCTGGAGTTCCTCCCCGGGCACGACTACTACTTCATCTCGACGTCGACCAGCGACGACCTGCACCGGCGAATAGGCGGCCGGTGCACGACGCACAACATGAAGATCGTGTTCAAGGTGTGGGGGCCCGCGCAGACGTCGCCGCCGCCCGCGCCCGCCACCGTCTCGCGGTGGTGGCCCGTCACGTCGCCGCGCTCCACCTCCACGAGCtcgacgacgacgacgaccAGCACGCCGCCGCCGGTCACGACGACGAAGAAGTCCAAGACCTACGGCGGCAAGCACCCCAACGAGGTCGGCAAGAGCGAGGAACTCACGCTCGGCGGCGGCGCCGCCGTCGGGCCGGTGCAAGTGCTGGTGGTGTGTGCGGTCGCGGTGCTGCTCGCGATGCGATGA